In the genome of Maribacter forsetii DSM 18668, the window TTAACAAAGATGATATAGAACATTTTAATTATATACTAACCGACTGTTCTGGTTACAAATTGAAATAGAAATTGCGTAATTAAAATTATATACTTCCAATTAAAATTACTAATGCAACTTAGTTGCGTTACAATAAAAATTGATATATTTGTCAGATATTTTTTAACACATTGTTACACCATCGCTCAAAACTGTTTTCATTTTAATGAAACTTAGTCGATATAAAATAAATATCACCAGCTTGCTCCTCGTTCTTTTTCTAGCCATGAAATTGACAGGTCTTCATGCGATGTCTCATATTGATGATGCTGATGATACATGTGCCATATGTGACCATGCCATTACTCATAATCTGACCCCAAGTATTGCTCCAGATTCCAATGATATCCAATTAGAACATATTATATTTTTAATACCGATTGAAGTAACTAACAACTATAGTTACTCTACCACTAGCAGCCTTATTACAAGAGCTCTTTTTTCAAGACCACCACCAATAAAACTATAAGTATTCTTTACATATTCGCTTAGAAATTGAGTTTACAACGTTCCTACAATGGGTAACCGTTATTTACAACTCTATTATTTTCAATAAGCTATATGTCTTGATTTTGCCTTGGTCCTTTTTGAAGGACAACTATTCAATTCTTATAGTACACTATTATGTTTCAGAAAATACTGGGTATTTGGCTAATTTTTAGTCTTTGCTCAACAGCGTTTGCACAAGATTCTTTTCAAATAAAAGGGGTTGTGCAACACGCAAAAGACTTTACACCTGCCCAAGGTGCAACAATTATAGGTAAAAAAATTTATGCAGTTTCATCAGAAAATGGTGCTTTTACCATCAACAATGTGACTAAAGGCACCTACACTTTTACCTTATCTCATATTGGTTGCGAACCTACAACCCTAAGTGTTGACGTACAGCAAAATATGGACGAATTAAAGGTTTATTTGGTTGAATCCGCAACGGTTCTTGAAGAGGTCAAAGTCAACGGAAAAACTAAAAGAAGGGAAGCAAAAGAAGTTCCTATTGTTACCCAAACGGTTTCCAAAGAATTTCTTGAACAGAATAGAGAAAACACCTTAATGCAAACTTTGAGTAAAATTGCCGGAGTGAGTACGATCAATATTGGTTCTGGGCAGTCAAAACCGGTTATTAGAGGTTTGGGTTTTAATAGGGTTGCCGTGGTACAAAATGGTATTAAACACGAAGCACAGCAATGGGGCAATGACCACGGTCTAGAAATTGACCAACACGGTATTGAAAACATTCAAATCATTAAAGGTCCGGCTTCTTTATTATATGGTTCTGATGCTATTGCCGGTGTGGTAGATATTCAACCTAACCAAACTCCGTTACCCAATTCTTTTGGTGGTGAAGTCAATATCCTTGGAGAAAGTAATAATGATCTGTTGGGTGTTTCAGCTGGTATAACATCTAGAAAAGATAAATGGTTCTATAGAGGTAGATTAACCTATAGGGATTATGCAGATTATAAAGTTCCCGCAGATAGAATCAATTATGAAAACTATGTTTTTGAACTAGATGATAATAATTTAAGGAACACTGCAGGTAACGAAGCAGATGCCAGTTTAGGTATTGGTTATGTAACTGAGGGATTCAAATCTGAAACCGTTTTTAGTAATGTAAATGCAAAAAATGGATTCTTTGCCAATGCACATGGCTTGGAAGTACGAACTTCTAGTATAGATTATGATAGCTCTAACAGAGATGTTGACCTTCCATATCACAAAGTAAATCACTTTAAAATAACGAACAATACTTCAATCAGTGCCGGGGAACATTTATTACATATAGATCTTGGTTATCAAAACAATAATAGAGAAGAACATTCAGAACCTGTACCGCACGGGTATATGCCTACACCACCGGACACTAAAGAAAGGTTGTTCATTAAAAACACCTACTCCTTAAATTTTAGAGACGACTTTAACCCTACCGATAAACATGATATGGTGGTTGGTCTAAACACGGAATATCAAAATAATAATATTGGTGGTTGGGGATTTCTAATACCAGAATACAACCGTTTTACAGCGGGTGTTTTTGCGTATGATCAGTTTGAGATTAATTCTAATTTTCATGTCTTAGGCGGATTGCGTTATGATGTCGGTAGGGTAGATACCAAGGCATATTATGATTGGTATCCTTCAACTGTAAATAATGCCGATGGTTCCACATCATATATTCACCAACAAAGGTCTAAAGACAAAACCTTAGATTTTGGGAGTCTTAGTGCTTCTTTAGGGTTAAGTTATATTCAAGATAAAACCAGTTACAAAATAAATGTAGGTAGAAGTTTTAGAATGCCATTGGCTAACGAATTGGCGTCTGACGGAGTTAACTATCACATGTATCGCTACGAAAGAGGTAATCTAGATTTAGACCCCGAAGTTTCGTATCAGCTAGACTTATCCGTAGAACATACTGAAAACTCTTTCAGTGTTGGCGTTAGTCCGTTCGTAAATATTTTTCAAAATTATATTTACCTGAATCCAACTTCAAGTTATTACGAAACCATACAAATTTACGAGTACACGCAGGCTGAAGTATTTAGAATAGGTGGTGAATTCAACGCAAGTGCTACTATTACTAAAAACTTGCAGTTAGATGCATCTGTAGAGTATGTGTATTCAGAGCAAACCAGTGGTCCTAAAAAAGGATTTACATTACCGTTTTCTCCGCCTTTATCTGGATTGTTATCTGCCCGATATCAATTTGAAAAGCTTTTGATTTTTAACAAACCACAATTGATTGCGGATTATAGAATTACCGCAGCACAAGAAGAAATTGTGCCACCAGAAGAAAAAACAGACGGCTATCAAGTATTGAACATGTCTTTCTTATCAGAATTGGATGTGTTTAAAAACAGCTTACCACTAGAAATGCGCGTAAAACTGAATAACGTATTCGACACCAAATATTTTAATCATACTAGTTTTTATAGGCTCATAGATGTGCCAGAAGCCGGTAGAAATATCTCATTATCACTAACGGTACCCTTTCAATAATCAGTAATCAGTAATCAGTAATCAGTAATCAAATTAAAAATTAGTACAATGAAAACAACCATTATGAAACAGAATTTAAAATTTTTAGCACTCATTGCGGCTCCAGGACTCTTTTTACAATCATGTAGTAGCGATGATGATGACAGTATTGAGTTAAGCGCTCCCGAAATTATCAGTTTTGAATATGGTGAAGGGCACCATGACGAAGATGGGGATGACGATCATGACCATGACCATGAATCAGAAGAAGCATATGCCTTCAAAGGTGCAGACATTCATTTAGCTGCAGAAATCAACGCAGAAGCTACAGTTAGCAGCATAACGCTTTCTATTCATTCAGACGAGGTAACTGCTGGAGAAGGCGAAGTAGATTGGGAGTTTGAACAAGTATTTACAGATGCTAAATACTTGGTAATTAATCCTGAATTTCATGAGCATGTAGATGTTCCTAGCAATATTCCTTCAGGGGAGTACCATATTGAACTTTTGGTAACCGACGAATTGGGGAATAGCACAGAAGTAGATGGTCACCTTGAAATCATGGACACCATTACTATTAGTGGCTTTGAAATGGATGAAACGGTTGCAAGAGGAGATGACTTTCATATTGAGTTTATGATACTTGCTGCACATGGCATACATAGTATTGCTGTAGATATACATGCAGACGGTGTTACACCTGGTGAAGGAGAAGTAGAATGGGAT includes:
- a CDS encoding DUF4625 domain-containing protein; its protein translation is MKTTIMKQNLKFLALIAAPGLFLQSCSSDDDDSIELSAPEIISFEYGEGHHDEDGDDDHDHDHESEEAYAFKGADIHLAAEINAEATVSSITLSIHSDEVTAGEGEVDWEFEQVFTDAKYLVINPEFHEHVDVPSNIPSGEYHIELLVTDELGNSTEVDGHLEIMDTITISGFEMDETVARGDDFHIEFMILAAHGIHSIAVDIHADGVTPGEGEVEWDYEEEFLEGYHEETEAEFHEHIDVPATAPAGEYHIIFTVEDEDGDTIEYETHIDVTA
- a CDS encoding TonB-dependent receptor, whose protein sequence is MFQKILGIWLIFSLCSTAFAQDSFQIKGVVQHAKDFTPAQGATIIGKKIYAVSSENGAFTINNVTKGTYTFTLSHIGCEPTTLSVDVQQNMDELKVYLVESATVLEEVKVNGKTKRREAKEVPIVTQTVSKEFLEQNRENTLMQTLSKIAGVSTINIGSGQSKPVIRGLGFNRVAVVQNGIKHEAQQWGNDHGLEIDQHGIENIQIIKGPASLLYGSDAIAGVVDIQPNQTPLPNSFGGEVNILGESNNDLLGVSAGITSRKDKWFYRGRLTYRDYADYKVPADRINYENYVFELDDNNLRNTAGNEADASLGIGYVTEGFKSETVFSNVNAKNGFFANAHGLEVRTSSIDYDSSNRDVDLPYHKVNHFKITNNTSISAGEHLLHIDLGYQNNNREEHSEPVPHGYMPTPPDTKERLFIKNTYSLNFRDDFNPTDKHDMVVGLNTEYQNNNIGGWGFLIPEYNRFTAGVFAYDQFEINSNFHVLGGLRYDVGRVDTKAYYDWYPSTVNNADGSTSYIHQQRSKDKTLDFGSLSASLGLSYIQDKTSYKINVGRSFRMPLANELASDGVNYHMYRYERGNLDLDPEVSYQLDLSVEHTENSFSVGVSPFVNIFQNYIYLNPTSSYYETIQIYEYTQAEVFRIGGEFNASATITKNLQLDASVEYVYSEQTSGPKKGFTLPFSPPLSGLLSARYQFEKLLIFNKPQLIADYRITAAQEEIVPPEEKTDGYQVLNMSFLSELDVFKNSLPLEMRVKLNNVFDTKYFNHTSFYRLIDVPEAGRNISLSLTVPFQ